The Setaria italica strain Yugu1 chromosome IX, Setaria_italica_v2.0, whole genome shotgun sequence genome has a window encoding:
- the LOC101769327 gene encoding purple acid phosphatase 18 produces the protein MGTRAARARKKSPPLPAPMAAPPPLLLLLLAVSSCAAAAAATGAHVVGEDYVRPPPARFHRKSLLSIFPWSEKKASASATDPQQVHISLAGEKRMRITWITNDNSVPSVVDYGTKKGTYTMTSQGDSTSYRYLLYSSGKIHHVVIGPLEDNTIYYYRCGGQGREFQFKTPPSQFPLSLAVVGDLGQTSWTTSTLNHIKQCEHDMLLLPGDLSYADFMQHLWDSFGTLVEPLASTRPWMVTEGNHEKEHIPFLESGFQSYNARWKMPYEESGSTSNLYYSFEVAGAHIIMLGSYTDYDETSDQYAWLKADLAKVDRKRTPWLIVLLHAPWYNSNWAHQGEGDSMMAAMEPLLYAAHVDMVVAGHVHAYERAERVYNGRLDPCGAVHITIGDGGNREGLAHRYRNPKPTWSVFREASFGHGELKIVNSTHAHWTWHRNDDEEPVRTDEVWIYSLSGSGCIQEGSHELRKILMSP, from the exons ATGGGGACCCGAGCTGCTAGAGCCCGCAAGAAGAGCCCTCCCCTTCCCGCTCccatggccgcgccgccccccctcctgctcctcctgctcgccgtatcctcctgcgccgccgccgccgccgcgaccggGGCTCACGTGGTGGGGGAGGACTacgtccggccgccgccggcgcggttCCACCGCAAGTCCCTCCTGAGCATCTTCCCCTGGAGCGAGAAGaaggcctccgcctccgccaccgacCCGCAGCAG GTGCACATATCCCTAGCTGGAGAAAAGCGCATGAGAATAACATGGATTACCAATGATAACTCTGTCCCCTCTGTGGTTGACTATGGAACCAAAAAAGGCACATACACAATGACATCTCAAGGAGATAGCACATCCTACAGGTACTTATTGTATAGTTCAGGAAAAATTCATCATGTTGTTATTGGACCTCTTGAAGACAACACTATTTATTACTATCGATGTGGAGGGCAAGGCCGAGAATTCCAATTTAAGACCCCTCCCTCCCAATTTCCGTTGTCATTAGCTGTTGTTGGTGATCTTGGGCAGACTAGTTGGACAACATCAACGCTGAATCACATTAAGCAGTGTGAGCATGACATGCTTTTGCTCCCTGGTGATCTCTCTTATGCTGATTTTATGCAACATTTGTGGGATTCCTTTGGTACATTGGTGGAGCCACTTGCTAGCACACGGCCTTGGATGGTGACAGAAGGCAACCATGAGAAGGAGCACATTCCATTTCTTGAGTCAGGATTTCAGTCATATAATGCGCGATGGAAAATGCCTTATGAAGAGAGTGGATCTACATCAAATTTGTACTACTCTTTTGAGGTTGCAGGGGCACACATTATAATGCTAGGTTCCTACACAGATTATGATGAGACCTCAGATCAGTATGCTTGGCTCAAG GCTGATCTTGCCAAGGTCGATAGGAAGAGGACGCCATGGCTCATTGTATTGTTGCATGCCCCATGGTATAATAGCAATTGGGCTCATCAGGGTGAAGGTGACAGTATGATGGCCGCGATGGAACCTTTGCTCTATGCTGCTCATGTGGATATGGTAGTAGCAGGTCATGTGCATGCTTACGAACGCGCG GAGCGAGTATACAATGGCAGACTTGACCCTTGTGGTGCTGTTCACATAACTATCGGGGATGGTGGAAACCGTGAAGGCTTGGCCCACAG GTATCGCAATCCGAAGCCAACTTGGTCAGTCTTCAGGGAAGCAAGCTTTGGGCATGGTGAACTAAAGATTGTGAACTCCACCCATGCCCACTGGACTTGGCACAGGAACGATGATGAAGAACCAGTAAGAACGGATGAAGTGTGGATATACTCGCTGTCTGGTTCAGGGTGCATCCAGGAAGGCAGCCATGAGTTGAGGAAGATTCTAATGTCTCCTTGA